The proteins below are encoded in one region of Sminthopsis crassicaudata isolate SCR6 chromosome 1, ASM4859323v1, whole genome shotgun sequence:
- the FBXL18 gene encoding F-box/LRR-repeat protein 18 isoform X5 gives MSSSGEEMPNEDEPNTIDLMNSINLMEFSDEILLHILSYIPSTDLILNVRRTCRKLATLCLDKSLTHTVLLHRDYQASEDKVKQLVREIGKEIHQLNMAGCYWLSGTTIEHVTRCRNLVKVNLSGCHLTSIRLSKMLSALQHLRSLAIDVNPGFDASQLSSECKATLSRVLELKQTLYTPSYGVVPCCTSLEKLLLYFEILDRTREGAILSGQLMVGQSNVPHYQNLRVFYARLAPGYINQEVVRLYLAVLSDRTPENLHAFLISVPGSFAESGATKNLLDSMARNVSLDALQLPKSWLNGSSLLQNMKFNNPFYFSFSRCTLSGGHLIQRVINGGKDLKSLASLNLSGCIHCLSPDSLFRKAEDDIDSSILETLVMSCCNLKHLNLSAAHHHSSEDLGKHLCQLLAQLQHLRSLSLPVCSIADSAPKADKAPTQIVTNAVPRGFGKKVRIGVQTYPRTMSSESVTQKPSSVFWTLLENVPFLETLELIGSNFSSAMPRNEPAIRNSLPPCSRAQNVGDAEVAAIGQLAFLRNLTLAQLPSILTGSGLISIGLQCQQLQTLSLANLGMMGKVVYMSALSDMLKHCKQLKDLSFQAERPALNVVIFPLLHEGLTDVIRDVPMMHLDEITLFKSRVAEEPPNLWW, from the exons GAGATGCCGAATGAAGATGAACCAAACACCATTGACCTAATGAATAGCATAAACCTAATGGAGTTTTCTGATGAGATCCTTTTACACATCCTGAGTTATATCCCCAGCACAGACTTGATTTTGAATGTTAGGAGAACCTGCAGGAAGTTGGCAACTCTTTGTCTTGACAAAAGTCTCACTCATACAGTGTTGCTTCATAGGGATTATCAG GCCAGTGAAGATAAAGTAAAACAACTGGTGAGGGAGATTGGGAAAGAGATTCACCAGCTGAACATGGCAGGCTGTTACTGGCTGTCTGGTACTACAATTGAACATGTGACACGCTGCAGGAACCTAGTGAAAGTGAACTTGTCCGGCTGTCATCTTACTTCTATCCGACTCTCTAAGATGCTGTCAGCCCTCCAGCATTTGCGCTCTTTGGCCATCGATGTCAACCCGGGGTTTGATGCCAGCCAGTTGAGCAGTGAATGTAAAGCCACTCTCAGCCGGGTGCTAGAGCTGAAACAGACCCTCTATACGCCATCATATGGGGTGGTACCTTGCTGTACTAGTCTTGAAAAACTGCTGCTTTATTTTGAAATACTAGACCGCACCCGGGAAGGAGCTATTCTTTCAGGTCAGCTAATGGTAGGCCAAAGTAATGTCCCTCACTACCAGAATCTTCGTGTATTTTATGCCAGATTGGCCCCTGGCTACATCAATCAAGAGGTAGTAAGGCTTTATTTGGCTGTGCTCAGTGACCGAACACCTGAAAACCTTCATGCCTTTCTTATTTCGGTTCCGGGCAGCTTTGCAGAGAGTGGAGCCACTAAAAACCTCCTGGACTCCATGGCTCGCAATGTCTCCTTGGATGCACTGCAGCTTCCCAAATCCTGGCTTAATGGCTCCTCACTCCTTCAAAATATGAAGTTCAACAACCCGTTTTACTTCAGTTTCAGCCGCTGTACTTTGTCTGGAGGACATCTTATTCAGAGAGTAATTAATGGGGGAAAAGACCTCAAAAGCTTAGCCAGCTTGAATCTCAGTGGTTGTATTCATTGTCTATCTCCAGACTCATTGTTTCGCAAAGCAGAGGATGATATTGATAGCAGCATCCTGGAAACATTGGTTATGTCATGCTGCAATCTGAAACATTTAAATCTATCTGCTGCACACCATCACAGTTCTGAAGATTTGGGGAAGCATTTGTGTCAGCTCTTAGCTCAGCTTCAACACCTACGTTCTTTATCCCTTCCTGTTTGCTCCATTGCGGACTCTGCACCAAAGGCAGATAAAGCACCCACACAGATAGTGACTAATGCAGTGCCCCGAGGATTTGGAAAGAAAGTCCGAATTGGAGTGCAGACATATCCCAGGACCATGTCTTCTGAGTCAGTAACTCAGAAGCCGTCTTCTGTTTTCTGGACTCTTCTGGAGAATGTGCCATTTTTGGAAACCCTGGAATTAATTGggtccaatttttcttctgccaTGCCTCGGAATGAGCCTGCCATTCGAAACTCACTACCCCCCTGCAGCCGTGCACAGAACGTTGGGGATGCTGAGGTGGCTGCCATTGGCCAGCTGGCATTTTTAAGAAATTTGACACTGGCCCAGCTGCCCAGCATTCTTACAGGCTCTGGTCTCATTAGCATTGGGTTGCAGTGCCAGCAACTGCAAACACTATCATTGGCCAATCTGGGCATGATGGGGAAAGTGGTCTACATGTCTGCCCTCTCTGATATGCTAAAGCACTGCAAACAGCTAAAAGATCTCAG